From the genome of uncultured Bacteroides sp.:
TTCCTTCATCCACTGATATTTAACTCCACCTTCGAAATTAAACACATAATCGGGATAATTGTCGAGCAGCCAAAGGTTCTGGACCAATGTGTTATAAACATATTCGTCGATAGATGTTTGCACTGTCCAATTCCATTGGGAATCAAAATGGGCATTCGATACAACGTATGCCTTGTATTCCTGCTGAGCATGGACAGATCCCAGACTCATGGCTACAAATGCGGTTAATAATAGTTTTTTCATATAATTAATTAAATTGGTTATTTCTTTTCATTAACTGAAAACGAGTAAGGAAAATCTTCCTTCTGAATACCACGTTGCTTATTGGGTGCTTCACTCATACGGATATTAATCTCTCCTCCGTTTTGTAAATCGGCATGCTTCAGGTAATTCTTTGTATAGGTTTTACCGTTGAGCGTCATTGCTTCTATATAACGGTTCTTATCACTATTCTCAGGAGCATTGATAACAAGCTTGTTTCCGTTTTCGAAATAAACCGTTGCTTTCTTGAATAACGGTGCACCTAATACATACTCGTCTGTTCCGGGACATACAGGATAGAATCCCAAAGAAGAGAAAACATACCAGGCAGAGGTTTGTCCGTTGTCCTCGTCACCACAATAACCATCAGGGTTGCAGGTGTACATGCGATTCATTACTTCACGCAACCAGTATTGAGCTTTCCACGGCTGACCGGCATAGTTGTACATGTAGATCATGTGCTGAATTGGTTGATTGCCGTGTGCATAATTACCCATATTCATAATCTGCATTTCACGGATTTCATGGATAACACCTCCATAGTAGCTTGCATCGAACACTGGCGGTACGGCAAATACAGAATCGAGCATATTCACAAAGACATCCTTGCCACCCATCAGGTCTATCAGGCCTTGTGGGTCATGGAATACCGACCAGGTGTAATGCCAGCTGTTTCCTTCGGTGAAGGCATCTCCCCACTTCAGCGGAGAGAAAGGAGTCATAAACTTACCATCGGCATTCTTGCCACGCATCAGTTTGCTCTCTTTATCGAACAGGTTTTTATAATTCATGGCGCGTTTGGCAAACAAGTCTATCTCCTTCTTTGGGCGTTTCAACTCTTTGGCCAGTTTATAGATGCACCAGTCGTCATAAGCATATTCAAGTGTACGTGCTGCATTCTCTTTGATCTTTACATCGTAAGGAACATAGCCCAGTTTGTTGTAATACTCATATCCCAGGCGTCCGGTTGAGGAAACTGTTGGGTGTACATTTTCTGTGCCATGAATAAGTCCTTTGTACAGGGTTTCGAGGTCGGCTACCTTAACGCCTTTCATATAAGCGTCTACCAATATAGAAGCTGAATTGTTTCCTACCATGCATCCACGATGTCCGGGGCTAGCCCATTCGGGGAAGAATCCGCTTTCCTTGTACACATTAATAAGTCCTTCCTGAATTTCTTTATTTGCTGATGGGTACATTAAATTAAGAAATGGGAACAGGCAACGGAAAGTATCCCAGAAGCCGGAGTCGGTATACAGATATCCGGGAAGCACTTGACCGTTGAACGGACTGTAATGGACAATTTTACCGGTTGCATCCAGTTCATAAAACTTACGAGGGAAAAGTAAAGAGCGGTACATGCAGGAATAGAACGTGCGGTATTGGTCGAGTGAGCCACCTTCTACTTCTATTTTGCTCAGCACTTTATTCCATGCGGCTTTGCCTTTGGCAACAACCTGATCAAAGCTATCATTACCCAGTTCCTTTAAATTAAGTGAAGCTTGTTCGAAACTGATAAAGGAAGAGGCTACTTTGGCGTGAACAATTTCACCTTTGGTTGTTTTAAATCCGATTACAGCTCCTACATGGTCGGCTGTTTGCTCCTGGGCTGTTTTTAAAGCACCATCGGCAAAAGTGTATTTGTAAGTAAACGGTTTATCGAACGTAATGACAAAGTAGTTTTTAAAGTTATCGGGGACTCCTCCACTGTTCTTGGTAGTATAACCGATGATCTTATTCTCTCCGGGGATAATTTTAATATAAGATCCTTTATCAAAAGCATCAATTACCACAAAGGAACTGTCGTTCTGAGGAAAAGTGAAACGGAACATTGCTGCACGTTCAGTGGGTGCAATCTCTGTTACCACATCATGATCGGCAAGATAAGCTTTGTAATAATAAGGCTTTGCTACCTCTGATTTATGCGAAAACCAGCTGGCACGTTTCTCTTCGTTAAAGACAGGTGAACCAACCACAGGCATTATTGAAAACTGACCGTAGTCATTTATCCACGGACTAGGCTGGTGGGTTTGCTTAAACCCGCGAATCTTGTTGGCTGTATACGTGTAAGCCCATCCATCACCCATCTTACCTGTTTGAGGAACCCAAAAGTTCATTCCCCAGGGAAGGGCTATGGCAGGATAGGTATTACCGGTTGATAACTCATAAGTAGACTGGCTGCCAATCAAAGGATTGACGTAATCTACCGGTGAAGATGAATCACTGCTGGCTGCAGATACAAAAACTGGATTTGACACCCACTGCAAAAGCACAGTGAAAATAGCTGCTAATAATTTCTTATTTCTCATAATATATAATTAAATCTATAACGGTTTCTGTTTTACTAAAAAGGGATAACCTTTTGCTAATACAAATAATAAGAGCAAATTACTTATATCAACATTCACTTTTTTGTAAATTTCTTATTTCAGATTGACCGATACAGAATAGGGTCTGTCTTTTATTGATGTTCCCCATGACTTATTAGGTTTATTTCCCATTTTATACTGAATTGTACCTCCATTCATCAGCTCCTTGTAGGTAAGCCATGTACGGGTAAACTTCTCCCCATTGAGACTGGCCGACTGGATATAACGGTTTTTAAGCGAATTGCCATCAGATACAAAGCACAAATAATAAGTTGTGCATGGTCATAGAATTATCTTGATCACTGCTTTACCATTTAATTTGTACCTTAACTCCTTCAGGGTTATTTTCAAAGGTTACTTTGCAGGTTTTGCTTTTGCTATCCCAGTTCCAGCTTGTATCTGCCAGTTTATTTCCTGCGGCATCGGTAATTGTGCAGGCTGCAGGTTTTGAAGGTAACAGAATACGCATCACATTAGAAGTGTTTAGCGGACTTTTGGTGATAAAAGAATAACTTGTTTTGGTTACTTTTTCATTATAAACACGTGAGGCAGCAGCCAACACCTGAGGTTTCATTAAGTTCTTTACTCTGTCTATGTTCAGCATATATGCCTGCTCACCCGGATTTACAACCTTTTCTTGCACAACAGGAAGCTGAGGATCAAATAAGTCGATTAAACGTCCCTTCAGGATATATGGTTCTTTACTTACACTTTCATCCATCACAGAAACTAAATCATACGCTCCTCTGCCCAGGTAGAAATTATTTTTAAATGTCAGTATGCCTGCTTTTGCTTTTTGTTCATACAGCTGTTTAACTGTACTAACCAGCTGACTGTCGTTTCCTGATTGCATCACAAATTCTTTCGGGTCTTTGCGTATAACAAAAACTGTTCCTTTGCCGAAAGTATATTCGCCTTCGTTGGCAGAAAGCTCCATATTCATCAACTTAAATAAGTGTTCTGAAGGCTTACGGAAGGTGTTTCCTCCTGTATTCCACCATTCCTGTACAGTTTGAAAAGGATCTGAGTCTCTTCCGCAATACACAAGCACTCCTCCGGCTTTCACCCAATCGGCAATATACTTGTGAGATTCAGGAGAAAGAGGTTTCATATTTGAATATGACATGATTAAGATCTTAGTATCTTTCCATGTTTTGGGATAGGATACATTTTCAATATGAAGAGTCTTCACAGGAACACCTCGTTTGAGGAATGGTAACGCCTGACCGTAGAAATTAGATAGCTGAGGATCTTCATATCCCTTGTGTGTTGGGAAACGTTGGAACATTAATGAATTAGACATCAGTACACTTATTCCTGCAGATCCACTGACTTTATTATCGGACAAAGGCATCTCATTCAGTGAGTTTACCATAACCTGCATCTGGGTAGAATAATATCGTGGAATGCGTTCTTTTTCTTCGCTGTTGGGTTTTCTGTATAAGCCTTCATAAATTCTGTCGGGCCATGGCATTACTTCATAATTAGCAAGGTTGGGATACAACAATTGTGCTGTAAAAGTAGCCTGATAGTTTTTCTTATAATCTCCCCAGTCACGAGGCCAGTCTTCAATAGGGTCTGTTAAAAAGAACATTTTACGGCCCGTTGGAGCTGTCATAGATTCCATAGATCCATATTCGAGAAATGCATTTTCGAAAACACGTTCCTTTTTAATGCCGTTATAAAAATTAGGTTCGCGTGAAGTACCGGTCCATACCTGTGCAATGTATCCATCAACGCATGGAAGAGATGCCAGACTAGCTTCGGGACTTACAATTTGCCATTGCGAATAGTTTACCAATGAATGTGTAGGTACATAACAGCGCACATTCATTCCCTTACTTTTTCCGTACTCTTTAGCAAAGGTAAATACTTCCTTCAGTGCCTTATAGTACAGTTTATATTTTAGTTTATTTGATAAGTATGTATTTTCTGGAGATTCATGTTGCGGACGCCAATCGAACCCATACTCCTTTTTCCACTCTTTTTTGAAAGCATCGCTATACCCGGCTCTGGCCCAGAACTCAGGTTCTTCAAGGTAAATAGCATCGATACCGGCATCAATTACACGCTTTATATGCATCTCCTTCATGTACTTGATATAATTGTCAGTAGGCACAATATAAGGAACCATGTGTCCATGCCAGATTGTATCTCCGTTTTGTTGCACCTGACCTTCATCCAGGTGCATTTTGCCATCCCATTTTCCTGTAAAATAGTCCTGATACTCTCCCCAGGCTATTCCGGTCATGAAATGGGTTATATATCCTTTATCACGCCAGGATTGTACCCGTTGTTCAAAAGTTAGGTTTTGTCGGTCGCCAGCTCCATATACAATAGCAACATCCGATCTGACATCAGTAACAGGTTTCCATTGTCCCGCTGTTTGAAAAGTAGTTTTTTCTTTTCTGTTATCAATCTTTTGAGCGCTAACCATCGTTGAACTTCCTGTAAAAGCTACGGTTAAAATAGCCCCCATTAATATACCTTTATCTATATACATATCTATTATAGTTTAAATATTAAATTAAATGGGTATTCAAACAAAAATACATTTCGCACTAAGTTGAATACCCACTAATTATAAAGAAAACAACTCTCTACTAAACTAAGAAACCTTTACCTGTTTAGGCTCGTTATAGTTATATCTTCTACTTCCGTCAACGCTATAGTCAATACGGGCACCGGCACGTACATAGTATATACGGCTGCCTGGCAATACCGGAGTGGTAAGAGTGATGGTCTTTCCAACTGCATTATTTGCATCAGCGCCAGATAGGTGAACTGAATAACGACTGTCGTAGTTATTATTTCCCACGTAAGGACTAGAGTAATTTACATACAGATACACATCAATACAATTTTGCTGAAAATTAGGATCTGTAGTTCCTCTTTCTATCTTTATCTGTGTACTGATGGTACTGTTACTATTTGCAACCGGCTCTCCTACCCATGAAACAGCAAGAAACGGATCAACCTTGAATTCATGAGTTACAGTTCCTTTTATATCAATTGTCAGACTTTCATCCTTGGTTATTTTACCGGTATTGTCGGTCTGAACAAAAGGTACAAATGCTCCCAGAGGAGTTATATTATAATTGCCTTCGAAAACTTTAGTATCCTGGAACTGCCCATCTTGTTTACAAGTAAAATACCAGGGAGTAGGATTATTACTCCAGCTAAGTTCTAGCATCTTGAAGCGAACGCCTCCATCACCAACTTCTGTCTGGAAACCTTTACCTGCTGTATTATCTATAACTGTACCCTTAAATGTTTCTTCAGGTGCTTCATAATTATCATACTCACAGGAAGTGAAGCAGAACAGACAGAGTGCATAAACTATTGAATATACTATTTTTTTCATTTTCTTATATTTATAGAATTAGTAACCAGGATTCTGAATAATAAGATTATTACTTGTTGAAATTGCATTGCCAGGTATTTGTTGGTAATACCATCTTGTATCAAAAGTATAGGTGTTACCTCTTTCATCCCAACGGATATCGAAGAAATACTTACCTGCATAATCTGCATAGAATGGCATCAGTGTATAGTAACGAGTGTTTTGTTGTTCTTTATCTGCAACTCTCCAACGCTTCATATCCCACCATGTTTTATTTTCAAAGCCCAGTTCTTTACGACGTTCTTTACGAACTGCACTAATGAAACTTGCAACAGATGATTTTTCAGAGCTACTTAGTAAAGTTGCACCTGCACGGTTACGTATTTTATCAATACATGAATAAGCATCGTTCTGATAATCAGTCTTGCCTAAGGAAGCAAGTTCTGCAGCAGCTTCTGCTCTAGTTAGAAGTACCTCAGCATAACGCATTTCAATCCAGGGTTGAGTTGCTCTGTTTTCGAGAACCAAAGCTTTTGGAGTACTTTCACTTAACCATTTACGAATGGTAAATCCAGATAAAGCACATGTACCATCGCCAGTAAAGTATCCGCTGGCACCAGCCGGGTTCATCTTTGTTCCGTCATGAAGAGTATAAGCTGTTTGATTAGCATTAGATGAGCTAATAATGAGTGTTTTACCACCTACATTTACATAATTTTCATATCTGCTTGTATTTCCTTCAGGTAATATGCGGTTAATCTGTCCTGCCTCTGCATCATCTTTGCCTACATAAATACCACGACGAATTTCAATGGATTCACCTTTAAACTGATCTCCCGGTAAAATTACAGTAGCTCTTAAACGTGGCTCGGCAGTTGCAAAAATATCCATTGTGTTATTATACAATTTATAAGTACCATCTGCATTATATACATCAAGATGTCCTTTACTGTCTTTTGGCAGACCATCAAACATCTCAACATAGTCGAGTGTTGGGCTTATTTCAGAAGAATATCCGTTAGCACCTTTACATTGTGCAGGAACATTATAAGCATCAAAACCGTGTACTGATTCAGGATAAGAATATTCTTTCACAAAAATGGCTTCTGTACTTGCTGCATCAGAAAACAAATTCAGATAGTTTGTATATTGAGCAGTCAAATCACCGGCTTTCCAATCTTTCATGTATAGATCATGATGTCCTTCAACAGCTTTCGCTGCATCATAAGCCTGTTGGAAAAATCCCTGAGCCAGACTTGCATCCATTCCACAAACACGTTTATTTCCGTTTTTGCTATCAAATAGTTGTATCTGATTGTACTTTGCAATAGAACCTGCATACAACATTGCCCTTGATTTAAAAGCATAAGCAGCCCACTTGGTAGCACGTCCGCGCTGATTAGTTTCTGAAAGCAGGCTTATGGCATTGTCAAAATCAGCTGATACTGCTTTCCATACCTCTTCTTCGGAAGATCTTGGAACGTTAAGCTGATCAACTGGTTGATCAGGATACTTTAGTACATTATTTACCAAAGGAACACCACCGTAACGTTTGGCAAGTGCATGGTAAGTAACGGCTCTTACAAAGTAAGCTTCGCCTTTCCAGTTATTCAATTCTTTCTCTGTATAGTTATCTTTATACTGATCGATTGTTTCGAGGAAATAATTGCAATTACGAATTAAAACATACAGATCACTGAAAATTTTATTATCTACATTTTCACTGGAAGCACCACCCATATCACGGCTTAATCCCTCACCAGTGATACAACTTGGAGGATTTACAAGCCAGAAATGATTAAATAAACGTGTAGGAGTATAACGAAAATCCTCTATTGGCAGACAGCTGTAAAGACGTGCCATATATGATGAAATACCATTACTTGTACCAAAAACATCTTTATCCTGCACAACATTCATTGGAGGAATATCCATATTAATACATGAAGAGATGTTGAAGATAAAAAACAAGCACAATATATATTTAGCTATTTTCATAATCGTATTTTAATTTAAAATTTAACATTCAGACCAAGAGAAATAGTCCTGTTCAAAGGATATAAGTTACCGTAGCTATCGCTAGGATGTTCCGGGTCTATATATTTCATGCTAGAGAGTGTGAAGAGATTGTATCCGTTCACAAACATACGAACGCTCTTTATGCCAACCTTTTTAGTTAAAGCCGAAGGTAATGTATAGCCTAATTCTGCACTCTTTAAACGAACATACGAAGCATTGTGTATGCGGAATTTTGAATCTGATTCAGGAACTGAACCTGTATAAGCTAAATCTCCGGAAACCCACTGAGTGTTTGGATCGTATGGATCAGCTGAAGAATCAGCCGGATGCCATCTGTCAAGGAACATAGCCAATGCATTTGAGTAATCTGATCCCCACATTGGTTCAATCAATTGTTCTACATAAGATACATAATTCATGGTTGATCCCTGAAATAATAAATTCAAATCGAATCCTTTCCATTCTGCACCTAATGTCAAACCAAAATTGACGATAGGAGTTCCTGAGAAGCTGATAGGGTGTCTGTCAAGATCTGAAATAATACCATCTCCATTCCAGTCTTCATAAATATAATCACCAGGAAGAGTTGAACGGGAAGCATATACTGAACTGTTTGCTATATCCTGATAAGACTGGTAAATGCCATTGCTTCCATATCCCCACCAGATATTCTGATAACGGTCGTTGGAATTATTACGCCAGTTATCATAAGAGTTGCCTTTGGCAGACATTTCCTGATATGTGTTTTGAGTACGTGTAACAGAGAAAATTCCTTTTGCATTGTATTTAAAATCTCCAATGTGATTGCGATGATTCAACTCAAGTTCCAGACCATTGGTAAAGTCACCATTCAAGTTTTCCTGAGGCAGACTGGCACCAACAACAACTGGTAAACTCATGGCACGGGTAGTAAGCAAGCCTGAACGATCACGAGTAAAGTAATCAGCAGACACACCTAACAAGCCATTCCATGCTTCCATATCGAAACCAACATCAAATGTTTTAGCCACAAACCATGTTATCTTTTGGTTTGCAATACCTTTATTTACAGAACTGTTTACGAATGTTCCATCAAATACAGATCCGCCAGGTAACTCGTTGCTTGATCCTCCGGCAGGGTAAGTGTAACCAGTAACAAACTGATAACTTGAAGCACTGTCATCTCCCATTCTACCGTATGAAGCACGAACCTTCATATTATTAATGAAATTGAGTTTAGAATCTTTCCAGAAACCTTCTTCAGAGATACGCCATCCTCCTGAAACAGAAGGGAAGAATCCCCATTGATGTCCTTTTGCAAATTTTGAAGAACCGTCATAACGGAAACTGAACTCAGCCAGATATTTAGATTTGAAATCATAACCTAATCTTCCAACTAATCCCATATTGGCTTCTTTATATAAATCACCCGATCCGGTGCTCATGTTACCTTCCTGGTTCTTGCTGTTGCCGGCAAACAACTGATCAAGCCCTAAAGCTAGCTCTCTTTGAGCATAGAAGTTATCGCCGTTTCTTTTCTGACCTTCAAGTAACACCAATGCATTTACATTGTGAGATGAATTGAATGTATGGTTGTAATTCAATGAAAGTTGGTACAATACCATATCTTTTGAATAAAACTCACGACGAACTTTACTTGGACTCTGGTGAGTTACAGCATTATATTTATCAGCAGCCTCATCATAGTTATAAAGCTGATATTCCTTCATGTATGATTTATTATCAGAGTTTCTGTAATCGTAGCTTAACATGGCCTTAGCCTTAAGTCCTGTAAGGTAAGGAACATCATATTCTGCACTGAATGAAGATTGGAACCATTTATTATTATATCTTTTATATCCGCAAATATCAGCATCCATCATAGCAACAGGATTAGATCCATCAACTGTTCCTTCCTGAATATAGGCAGGATTATTATTAGCATAAATAGGCTGAATTGGAGCTGCACGCTGGAATGAACGAATAATCCAGTCGGCACTTTCATAAGGCTGATTCTTCTCGTCCATAATACCACTTATTTGCAACTCAACTTTTAAACGATCGGATATCTTGCTTGTTACATTTGAACGAACATTATAGCGTTCATAGTTCAGACTATTGCTACGTAAGAATGATTCCTGATATTCATAACCAGCAGATACATAATACTGAGTTTTGTCATTACCTCCGGTAGCACTTATATTATGCTGTGTTTGCGGAGCATTTTTTCTCATTACAGCATCGTACCAATTTGTACTTTGCTTTTTACCGCTTGCATATTCCTCTATTTCAGCAAGAGAATAACGTAAAGTGCCTCCATTTACATTGTGCATCTTCTTTTCGTTAGCCAAAATCATCCATTCAGCAGCCGACACAGTCTTTGGAGATCCTGATGGACTTTGCCAGCCTACAGAACCGCTATAATCAAGATCTACCGTACCGACTTTACCTTTTTTAGTAGTTATCAATACTACCCCGTTAGCAGCTCTGACACCATATATAGCAGCTGATGCATCTTTCAGGACAGAAAGACTTTCTATATCATTTGGATCAAGTCGGGCAATGTTATCGCGTGGCACACCATCAATAATAATCAAAGGATTACCTAGGCCACGAATATCAAATGTGTTATTAAATGCTCCCGGTTCACTACTCTTCTGAACAACGCGAACACCCGAAACTTTACCAGTAAGCATATTCTGAGCATTTTCATTCTTAGTAGTAAGCAGCTCATCACTCTTAATAGCTGATACCGCTCCGGTAAGAGTTACTTTCTTTTGAGAGCCATATCCTACAACAACAACTTCGTCAAGAATTTTACGATCTTCGGCTAATTTAACGGATACATGAGTCTTACCATTCAGAGCTATTTCTGCGGTATTGTATCCAATAAAAGTAACTTGCAATATGGCTCTTGGATTAGTGATTTTCAGATTAAAATTACCTTCAAAATCACTTACTGTAGCATCTGTTGTGCCTTTTACTTTAATATTTGCACCAATAATAGGTTCACCTTGTTCATCGGTAATTCTACCACTTATGTTTACTTTATTATTTTGTTGAGCAACAGCAGTTGATTTTGTTTTTTCTGAATTTGAAAGAATAATATGTGTTCCTTCCATTGAATAATCAATATCAGTATTCTTCAATAAGTTATCCAATATTTCAGAAACAGGTTTTCCTTTCGATTTTACTGAAACTTTACGGGCAACATTCACATTATTATTGTAAATGAAAAGATAGTTTGTTTGACTCTCTATCTCATTCAGTACAGCTTCTAATGCAACATCATTCTTTGATATGTTGACTCTGGCACTCTGAGAATTGCTATTCTCAGCCATTAAACAAAATACAAAGAAGAAAAGAAAGAATGTAGTAACTTTCATAATTCTAAAAAAATGGTTAATTTGTGGATTTTCATGGTGATGAAAACCCAACAAAGGAATGTTTTTCATATCTTTGCAAAAATTGGTTATTAATACATTTTGTGAAACGAATTGTGTTAATCGAATGCCGATGGGTACGCCAATACCTGTCGGCATTTTTAATTTTAGTCTTGTTTTAAATGTGTTTATGTCATGGGCTTAGAGATTAAGGTTAAACTTTAATATATATATATCACGTCGTTGTTTTCATTTCTTTTAAAATTAAAGTACACATCCTTTTGTAATACTTTCAGTGCATAATCAATTCCATCTGTCTGCCTGAATTTTCCGGTAAGAATACAATCTTTCACTTTCTTATTATTGATTTTGATCTTAATATCAAAATACTTCTCCAGTTTCAACATAACATCCGAGAACGGAAGATTCTTAAAGCATATAAGTCCTTCTTTCCACCTATAATTACCATAATCTTCAATTTTGGCAGATACCAATCTTCCACCTTCCAGGTAAGCTCTGGTATCAGGCGTCAAGACCAACGATTCTGCATTATTGATGGCTAAGGATACTTTTACAGATCCTTCCATCAGAGATGTTTCGAACTTGCTTTTATTAGAATATGCTTCAACGTTGAATTTAGTACCAAGTACCTCAACATCACATTTCCCGGTATGTACAATAAATGGTTTTTTCTTATTATGTGCCACTTCAAAATAAGCTTCACCATCAAGCATTATTTCGCGTTTATTTTTAGTAAATACAGCTGGATATTTAAGCGTTGAACAAGCATTAAGCCATAGGTTTGTACCATCAGGGAGAGTTAAATTAACCCGTTGTCCGGCAGGAACAGAAACTACATTCATAGCTACTCTGTCATCAGACATCACTTTGTTCTGAATAAATAATGTAGCAGAGAGTGTAAATACGATAACCGCTGCAATCTTAAGCAATTCACGTACAGGAATCCTTGTATAGAAAGGTTTTTGATTTTCTGTAACTTCTTTATTCTGTTTACCCAAAAGAACTATTGCATCGAATAATTTTCTTTCACGGAAAAACTCCTTGCCATTTTCATCAGAGGATTCCATCCATGCTCTGATTTCTGATTCTTGTTCAGGCGTAGCCTTCCCTTCGAAAAAACGATATAATGTTTCTTTATCCATTTTATTGATCATATATTATAAAAGCAGATGAAAGATAAGTATCCCTAGTGAAAAAATGAGTTTTTTTTCATTAAAGAAAAAAAAGAAGAACCGGCATATAATCTTTGAGAGAAATACGAAGCGCCTTAATAGCCTTAGATATGTGGAATTCAACGCCTTTTGTAGTAATATTCAATTTATCAGCAATTTCTTTATGAGACATATTCTGATATCGGCTCATAATAAATATATCTTTGGTTTGCTTTGGAAGCGATTCTAGAGTTTTATCTACGATCTCATTCATTTCAGCTGTAAAGAGCTCGTACGGTTCGCATTCCTGAAGTGATGCCACACGCGTTGAAAGTTCCCATTGAGCATTGGAAAGCATCATTTCCGAAACATTTTCAACAGTCTGGCGATGAGTAAGATGATTCAGACATTTATTTTTAATAATAGTCAATATATAAGCTGGTATATTAGTTTCAGCCTCAAGTCTGTGTCTGTTTTCCCAATAATACATAAGAGCCTCTATCGTGAAATCTTCAGCAACAGCAGTATCACGAACATAAAAATTTGCAAAACGAATAAAACGACTTTGATAGTCAGTAAATAGTTGATTAAAGGCTTTTAATTCTGTAGTTGCATTCATCGACTTTATATTTTTTTAGATCTGTTAACAAATCTAAGACGCGGCGAAATTACAAAATTAATCGAGAAGTTATTCTATGTGATACAATTATTTCAATTTTTACATTAGTTAATACTTACTATATCCCTTTAAATCATAAAAAATCCGCAACCAGTGTCTTTTTTATACAATGATTGCGGATTAATATAGAAAATAGACGTCAAACGAAACTCAATTCTTTTCTGCAGTCAAATTACTTTGTCCTGACAAAAAGCCATACTCATTCACAAATTTCTGACCTTCTGATTCAATCCAGCTAATAAAATTATTCAGTTCTAACGAACTATTTTGTCTATGATATATGATATTAACATCATTAGTAGGTAATAAACTGTTTTTGCTATTCTCAAGGAAAGAAGTCAGCGCATCCAGATTTGCCAAGGTTTTTCTTTCTGAGTCCTCTACTTTTCCATCATTATTCAAATCTACAGGCAAAACAGCCAATCCATCAAGCGGTAGACGTTTATTTATATCATAAATCAGCCCCGGAGTATTAAAAGAAACGGCTTCAACATCTTTCAATACAGC
Proteins encoded in this window:
- a CDS encoding TonB-dependent receptor; translated protein: MKVTTFFLFFFVFCLMAENSNSQSARVNISKNDVALEAVLNEIESQTNYLFIYNNNVNVARKVSVKSKGKPVSEILDNLLKNTDIDYSMEGTHIILSNSEKTKSTAVAQQNNKVNISGRITDEQGEPIIGANIKVKGTTDATVSDFEGNFNLKITNPRAILQVTFIGYNTAEIALNGKTHVSVKLAEDRKILDEVVVVGYGSQKKVTLTGAVSAIKSDELLTTKNENAQNMLTGKVSGVRVVQKSSEPGAFNNTFDIRGLGNPLIIIDGVPRDNIARLDPNDIESLSVLKDASAAIYGVRAANGVVLITTKKGKVGTVDLDYSGSVGWQSPSGSPKTVSAAEWMILANEKKMHNVNGGTLRYSLAEIEEYASGKKQSTNWYDAVMRKNAPQTQHNISATGGNDKTQYYVSAGYEYQESFLRSNSLNYERYNVRSNVTSKISDRLKVELQISGIMDEKNQPYESADWIIRSFQRAAPIQPIYANNNPAYIQEGTVDGSNPVAMMDADICGYKRYNNKWFQSSFSAEYDVPYLTGLKAKAMLSYDYRNSDNKSYMKEYQLYNYDEAADKYNAVTHQSPSKVRREFYSKDMVLYQLSLNYNHTFNSSHNVNALVLLEGQKRNGDNFYAQRELALGLDQLFAGNSKNQEGNMSTGSGDLYKEANMGLVGRLGYDFKSKYLAEFSFRYDGSSKFAKGHQWGFFPSVSGGWRISEEGFWKDSKLNFINNMKVRASYGRMGDDSASSYQFVTGYTYPAGGSSNELPGGSVFDGTFVNSSVNKGIANQKITWFVAKTFDVGFDMEAWNGLLGVSADYFTRDRSGLLTTRAMSLPVVVGASLPQENLNGDFTNGLELELNHRNHIGDFKYNAKGIFSVTRTQNTYQEMSAKGNSYDNWRNNSNDRYQNIWWGYGSNGIYQSYQDIANSSVYASRSTLPGDYIYEDWNGDGIISDLDRHPISFSGTPIVNFGLTLGAEWKGFDLNLLFQGSTMNYVSYVEQLIEPMWGSDYSNALAMFLDRWHPADSSADPYDPNTQWVSGDLAYTGSVPESDSKFRIHNASYVRLKSAELGYTLPSALTKKVGIKSVRMFVNGYNLFTLSSMKYIDPEHPSDSYGNLYPLNRTISLGLNVKF
- a CDS encoding FecR family protein; translated protein: MDKETLYRFFEGKATPEQESEIRAWMESSDENGKEFFRERKLFDAIVLLGKQNKEVTENQKPFYTRIPVRELLKIAAVIVFTLSATLFIQNKVMSDDRVAMNVVSVPAGQRVNLTLPDGTNLWLNACSTLKYPAVFTKNKREIMLDGEAYFEVAHNKKKPFIVHTGKCDVEVLGTKFNVEAYSNKSKFETSLMEGSVKVSLAINNAESLVLTPDTRAYLEGGRLVSAKIEDYGNYRWKEGLICFKNLPFSDVMLKLEKYFDIKIKINNKKVKDCILTGKFRQTDGIDYALKVLQKDVYFNFKRNENNDVIYIY
- a CDS encoding RNA polymerase sigma-70 factor, yielding MNATTELKAFNQLFTDYQSRFIRFANFYVRDTAVAEDFTIEALMYYWENRHRLEAETNIPAYILTIIKNKCLNHLTHRQTVENVSEMMLSNAQWELSTRVASLQECEPYELFTAEMNEIVDKTLESLPKQTKDIFIMSRYQNMSHKEIADKLNITTKGVEFHISKAIKALRISLKDYMPVLLFFL